A single region of the Anoplolepis gracilipes chromosome 1, ASM4749672v1, whole genome shotgun sequence genome encodes:
- the LOC140671897 gene encoding uncharacterized protein, with translation MTETNTRWCCAPGCMLNIKIAKRHFFRFPKERKRWLEWIKACNRMDLMTIGPDYANQYYRLCHLHFRVEMFRNIEGRIYLSKEAIPSIFLKPMQAGNNKSTDLIQPISFVTIFLKPESRTRNSTSNLSTQLSLTHPTKTERDTTVISPLQVLFPRASIKQVYEDKNIPKAEAQLVKEVCTDSVTPTSQISRECHGNIPKEEVHLVQFVKEICTDSTTPTSSRISSECDNGYVIDLTSVDSLEPTTSKVVSVHTTQENGDRILKRRRWHISTQTPEAWVYIDSFLKKRRIENLETHIDNQVAKRSKMLCVENEDHCTKVEQFKAACTDLLPRNYALLVSAFIDAREKRKTKRSFANRQSALEFFLIASGAYRLYRPLCLLPTVRQLWRHIRNWDIPPGLNDNVLNALHLKVKSLPPTERLCCLCVSEMRLKPYLFYNLSRDRIVGFHDIGVEKRRTLARKALVIMARSLTGDWEQPVAYYFYGSTCANIIKDLIFQAIIKLKSIGATVHALITGTAPTFLRLSRQLEISVEHSFFLVNGEKIFYIFDVPRLIRVTRNIFMSHELRFREKRASWTDIELLFRRDSQMRLPLVSKLSVGHLEPSRRQKTETKYAVQVFSSSMAAGLSAHIASGEFPLKAIGTVEFVHTFDQLFDILNSSVLPNCKTTTKDFSQAFTGSVHEMSFLQRTLDFLKSIRVIDANGVCVKSMKSFDRWQITINAVIQLWSTLKEHQILFLRTRKLNQEGIERVFCSIRRQSGNRVKPTPILFTRAFKNLVSKHLLEHSSADNSAANARRMFKRIALSTSSLQTDTVQPIVTQIALSVTVTNYRDIDLLPEKSAFKRVCEFLLDECLRVHVNCDVCIDYAAKENSFSKDTSNSFSLYVSGLEDTFMRNFEKFSIEDNLGAQMLQFAQQVEYKPLCPDFPVAFLIKLFLRMRIYFTLLRHNKICKNVESRNSLNVIQL, from the exons aTGACTGAAACTAACACTCGTTGGTGCTGTGCACCTGGTTGTAtgctgaatataaaaatagcaaaGCGACATTTCTTTCGATTtccaaaagaaagaaaaag atggTTAGAATGGATTAAAGCATGCAATAGAATGGACTTGATGACAATAGGTCCAGATTATGCTAACCAATACTATCGTTTATGCCACTTGCATTTTCGAGTAGAAATGTTTCGAAATATAGAGGGAAGAATTTATCTTAGTAAAGAAGCTATaccatcaatatttttaaaaccaaTGCAGGCAGGAAA TAATAAATCTACAGACTTGATACAACCGATTTCTTttgtaactatatttttgaagCCAGAGAGTAGAACTAG aaactCAACATCAAATTTGTCAACGCAATTGAGTTTGACACATCCCACAAAAACTGAAAG AGACACAACTGTAATTTCACCGTTACAGGTACTTTTTCCAAGAGCATCTATAAAGCAAGTGTATGAGGACAA aaatattcctAAGGCAGAGGCACAACTCGTCAAAGAAGTATGCACAGACTCTGTAACACCGACATCACAAATATCTCGGGAATGTCACgg AAATATTCCTAAGGAAGAGGTACATCTCGTACAATTTGTCAAAGAAATATGTACAGACTCGACAACACCGACATCATCACGAATATCTTCGGAATGCGATAACGG atatgtCATAGATTTAACATCTGTAGATTCTTTAGAGCCAACAACGTCGAAAGTAGTATCAGTTCATACAACGCAAGAAAATGGCGACAG AATCCTAAAAAGAAGACGTTGGCACATTTCAACACAGACGCCAGAAGCGTGGGTATACATTGAttcctttttaaaaaagagacgAATAGAAAATCTTGAGACTCATATCGATAACCAGGTTGCAAAGCGATCGAAAATGCTCTGTGTGGAAAATGAAGATCATTGCACAAAGGTGGAGCAGTTTAAAGCAGCGTGCACGGATTTGTTGCCACGTAACTACGCTCTATTAGTATCTGCATTTATTGATGCTCGTGAGAAACGCAAGACCAAAAGAAGTTTCGCGAATAGGCAATCCGCACTCGAGTTTTTCCTTATAGCCTCGGGCGCCTACCGACTTTATCGACCGTTATGCTTGTTGCCCACTGTACGTCAATTGTGGAGACATATTCGCAACTGGGACATACCGCCCGGCTTAAACGATAATGTATTGAATGCATTGCATTTGAAGGTGAAGTCGTTACCACCAACAGAAAGACTTTGCTGCTTGTGTGTAAGTGAAATGCGACTGAAACCGTATCTCTTTTACAATCTATCGCGTGACAGAATCGTCGGCTTCCATGATATCGGTGTGGAGAAACGGCGCACACTGGCGAGAAAGGCTCTGGTGATAATGGCGCGTAGCCTCACCGGTGATTGGGAACAGCCTGTCGCTTACTATTTTTATGGCAGCACTTGTGCCAATATCATAAAAGATCTGATATTTCAggcgataattaaattaaaaagcatcGGCGCGACTGTGCACGCTTTGATCACAGGAACGGCACCAACATTTTTACGACTGTCGCGGCAATTAGAAATTTCCGTGGAACATTCGTTTTTTCTGGTAAATggcgagaaaatattttacatcttcGATGTCCCTCGTCTAATAAGAGTGACTAGAAATATCTTCATGAGTCACGAACTCCGCTTTCGTGAAAAAAGAGCCTCATGGACGGATATCGAACTGTTGTTCAGACGTGACAGTCAAATGAGATTGCCGCTGGTTTCTAAATTGTCTGTGGGTCATCTCGAACCTAGTAGACGTCAAAAAACGGAAACCAAGTATGCCGTTCAAGTATTTAGCAGTAGCATGGCTGCAGGTTTGAGCGCGCATATCGCGTCTGGTGAGTTTCCGTTGAAAGCGATTGGAACGGTGGAATTTGTACACACTTTTGATCAGCTATTTGACATCCTGAACTCCTCTGTATTACCTAATTGTAAGACTACTACTAAGGATTTTAGTCAAGCTTTCACGGGTAGTGTGCACGAGATGTCCTTCTTGCAGCGAACGCTTGACTTCCTGAAATCGATCAGAGTGATCGACGCAAATGGCGTGTGCGTGAAATCAATGAAATCCTTCGATCGTTGGCAAATCACGATCAACGCGGTTATCCAATTGTGGAGTACGTTGAAAGAGCATCAGATCCTTTTTCTTCGCACGAGAAAATTGAATCAGGAGGGCATCGAGCGCGTCTTCTGTTCTATTAGACGACAAAGCGGAAATCGCGTTAAACCCACACCCATCTTATTTACTCGCGCGTTCAAGAATCTTGTAAGCAAGCACCTTCTCGAGCATTCAAGTGCAGACAATTCCGCTGCGAACGCACGGAGAATGTTCAAGCGAATAGCGTTGTCGACATCGTCTCTTCAAACTGATACAGTTCAACCCATTGTTACTCAAATAGCTTTAAGTGTCACAGTGACGAACTATCGTGACATCGATTTACTGCCCGAGAAAAGCGCATTTAAACGCGTCTGTGAATTTCTACTCGACGAATGTTTGCGTGTGCACGTTAATTGCGATGTGTGCATCGACTATGCTGCTAAGGAAAACTCGTTCAGTAAAGACACGTCGAATTCATTCAGTCTTTATGTTTCCGGTCTGGAAGACACGTTCATGCGCAATTTCGAGAAGTTCTCCATTGAGGACAATCTCGGCGCGCAGATGTTGCAGTTTGCACAGCAAGTTGAGTATAAACCACTCTGTCCGGATTTTCCGGTCGCTTTTCTGATCAAATTATTCCTACGTAtgcgaatatattttacattgttaCGGCATAACAAAATCTGCAAAAATGTAGAATCGCGTAATTCTTTAAATGTGATAcaattataa
- the LOC140664525 gene encoding general transcription factor 3C polypeptide 1, translating into MYSFNLMESIIDEVALEGLDGITLQALWIRLANRFHDPLPLPKPFMEQIWSIINKVNHFSFYKLEMPREPLVIFDRYEFVHPDIGIILEPPNVPPDIYPHYPIQDPKTGVKGSCSTYYTRKDIKDDVKNAELDEVTEKYGLSLVIVASQLIRTRALMSVDVSPTLELTIMHYCFLERVGRARYHGEVTQGKLSLAALKEDPKTLFYHRKFLLQHKLITKQIHHQKSSGHCGSGSLLHLPRFYVERKPKMIYLAEQVLEILRSKENGVAEYDEIKKKLGIDNSIKKLFRTSFFQKIVKTDICVSYRTLYPNAEPNEWRQKQDPSKEKKIRVVQLIYPDIDIMEMWNKDEKDDDEDVTDLDVSNHKINVPYLKQANTIIEESQLEGVSQAYLGKAMGLTKLQSRTFLRNMVKVGIIAKYMNDMGRQRITKYVSKKFEKGSKMSKQFNKEIHKIKELTKKITSENEENLKNKVILQIKDEMPSMNLNEDTQTSQQSDQVDQTNIDASIVSKSEEENKDCIKKDIELKNYTINRILHKYQLSAFKSKYKRTSSQLLAKTKHSEINAKKRKVKPNVSSMQQIANDAKASSFYNSIKTNLTAQKPVRIGKGVSEIFGFMEVVQNSEKKNHTSNITYRLLRRANMIIEAVKEHQVIDDTTKLMKMICEEEDKEGYDVKIDKKSLIRLLQKLAKDNLVKNIKLTLTANEREKNMMFICDPNIDTDHTVIKSAVEQAKVKFCLLASQKAKLLAKKADKQDKEDKNKESTADKSSDSKEQLQELNKTASKNTLSSMSYKYDARAGKRYGLSPKFIRMQTMHVLLFYLVYNHPGIPKLSQQKQIEILKSKDYEIDDDLVQEFSTIYNTEVGWKMFVPPLPKHSGWPEGWALMCDVLLGLPLSIFVKVHNITFMIPELEHYLNHPIRKHYLVKNLPVTIRNTLLHARKYIFNIHDTVTRLCYIGLVQFGPQRLKDKDQVFIYLNRYTELMDTVSSAPSYHKIEDKVYPVIKYSFERMQIVEKYWYDMWTICVNTPLGGRLAVHGKDILLEDLSKKTAMIEAIVARTPSQTVEMDTGAIPGDRKGAAGIDSAFFAHLKRNWNWSISSTNRQASRNQEKSSTGQRDLHLSKIQTKPVKYTEYDGLKKVSGPPPPIVSATELRKKVYDHFSSGGRKNEALPSHQSTKQKSFVRRVMPRKKSVPRVKYDEDDYRAMQRMHKLRVDWESHEDNILLVCKVATTYLLSNSRKQIIGFIAVRDVLRTYSYNSYNKTSRACQRRLMYMLKQPRTVNSVALGVEEIKQDPFVDRRYGGTMDRLKSECANSMEYEKRVTEVFKELVGYIIKKYYDIAEIKPKKHMTMPKTAQEFNLLFEVVYPAKPHHNLGFTKDVRSTNDIYAATINSVIHSSMCCGKDRRCWAYQLFKVYQRYPEILLRQAMNKIRSDQMVTVKKHHLATIKKFGNYMPMSSSQYQLSINYIHKLQTKWPYEAFKKSYDVFAKLLQWYSQSHKNVLPSQQQEEILNGTEILPVSCGIVTVMHDFLGRDQIDFDIEMPEQIIMLDARYQGKDETYFRVAQRYQDILTRLYRFKFENVDAKNAEYLESEMETWKDSLKRKRSIKNDFENDCEKLMTKIIRRDEERNERNPKKESKKNEIITESGSVDGELSLKDHFNVHKQNEKKTQVKPSRKRSIDIEDGSTDYEESFLKRARLNSENSTDIEDVEKDKEPNLCENLESIKKTSSKNTYESLKSLRELKEQVKEEGSSTQLSRTINVTAVPRRVSEIIKNVSSETNYFSPYSKLDDTSDIQKKYTRIAMLRLKEELNNLTAADSHHAHEYFVVNSFKMFYNLEISSSAASASSSEIENFKSYSVPNQLIPLRIDTVNDLLNELNRAAIFPKNSISYAEYKDEIITKKKKIPVEWKYVDAVYKFVQEKKEIGVSSQELLDKFFDEQGTNLYKAVLLLTENHIFLRSGVTNPRYIHHRFVDSWLIHSYKIYRLEQESVVPFKESIYATMQQEEIAETSIDEINAKQNGEKPDNAIPSTSLDNQEVQEKKDEKADNELNNEDEKKEDSEANDGSGTLTRKRILKQRTCLLPQKDVYKSAQQLDFTTAEEIKVVIKPWIRIDGVLNRKVLDRMLGAVLSYCLLHPGLTMAKVQSRFVPALQPFHTRELVEILTKLGCLESKHLKKTHVTLFSRPPTIQINNLTADTIGWSAEDEIVLEPAVDAIIKFSIFLSTKMYSTDFMP; encoded by the exons ATGtactcatttaatttaatggaaTCAATCATTGATGAGGTTGCCTTAGAAGGATTAGATGGCATTACTTTACAAG cattatGGATAAGATTAGCAAACAGATTTCATGATCCATTACCACTGCCTAAGCCTTTCATGGAACAGATATggtcaataattaataaagtaaaccatttttcattttataaattggaaATGCCAAGAGAACCATTGGTGATATTTGATCGTTATGAATTTGTACATCCTGACATAGGCATTATACTTGAGCCA cCAAATGTTCCACCAGATATTTACCCCCATTATCCTATTCAAGATCCTAAAACAGGTGTAAAAGGATCTTGttctacatattatacaaGAAAGGATATCAAAGATGATGTGAAGAATGCAGAGCTAGATGAGGTAACAGAAAAATATGGATTAAGTTTGGTGATTGTAGCATCTCAATTAATTAGGACTCGGGCTTTGATGAGTGTCGATGTGAGTCCAACATTGGAGCTGACAATCATGCACTATTGCTTCTTAGAAAGAGTGGGAAGAGCTCGTTATCATGGTGAAGTTACTCAAGGCAAGCTCAGCTTAGCAGCACTCAAAGAGGATCCAAAAACGTTGTTTTATCATCGAAAGTTTTTGCTACAGCACAAACTAATCACAAAGCAAATTCACCATCAGAAAAGTTCTGGTCATTGCGGTAGCGGTAGCCTTTTGCATCTTCCGCGCTTTTATGTAGAAAGAAAACCAAAAATGATTTACTTAGCAGAGCAAGTGCTTGAGATTCTAAGATCCAAAGAAAATGGTGTAGCTGAATATGACGAAATTAAGAAGAAGCTTGGAATTgacaattctattaaaaaattatttagaacttctttctttcaaaaaattgtaaaaacggACATTTGCGTATCGTATAGAACTTTGTATCCTAATGCGGAACCTAATGAATGGCGACAAAAACAAGATCCctcgaaagaaaagaagattaGGGTAGTACAACTGATATATCCGGATATTGATATTATGGAAATGTGGAACAAGGATGAGAAAGACGACGATGAAGATGTCACTGATCTGGACGTTTCCAATCATAAAATCAACGTTCCTTACTTAAAACAAGCAAACACTATTATTGAAGAAAGTCAATTAGAAGGTGTATCTCAAG CTTATTTGGGAAAAGCAATGGGTCTCACTAAATTGCAATCAAGGACGTTCTTGAGAAATATGGTAAAGGTAGGAATTATTGCAAAGTACATGAACGACATGGGCCGACaaagaattacaaaatatgtgTCAAAGAAATTTGAGAAGGGCAGTAAGATGAGTAAGCAGTTTAATAAAGAGATACACAAGATTAAGGAGCTCACTAAGAAGATTACCAGTGAGAATGAAGAGAATCTTAAAAACAAAGTGATCTTGCaaataaaagatgaaatgCCTTCTATGAACTTAAATGAAGACACTCAGACAAGTCAACAATCAGATCAAGTTGATCAAACAAATATTGATGCATCAATTGTTAGTAAAAGTGAAGAGGAAAATAaagattgtattaaaaagGACATAGAGTTGAAGAATTATAccattaatagaattttacacAAGTATCAATTGTCAGCATTTAAATCCAAGTACAAGCGCACATCGTCGCAACTATTAGCAAAGACGAAGCATTCCGAAATTAATGCGAAAAAACGAAAAGTGAAACCTAATGTTTCTTCTATGCAGCAAATTGCGAATGATGCCAAGGCTTCGTCGTTTTATAATAGCATAAAGACGAATCTGACAGCGCAAAAACCCGTTCGTATTGGGAAAGGAGTCAGTGAAATCTTTGGTTTTATGGAAGTTGTACAAAATagcgagaaaaaaaaccaCACGTCTAATATTACATACAg ATTGCTGAGGCGCGCCAACATGATCATCGAGGCAGTGAAGGAACACCAGGTGATTGACGATACGACAAAACTCATGAAAATGATTTGCGAGGAAGAGGATAAAGAGGGTTATGATGTTAAGATCGATAAGAAATCTCTTATAAGACTATTGCAAAAACTTGCCAAGGATAATTTGGTGAAGAATATCAAGTTGACTTTGACCGCAAATGAACGTGAAAAAAACATGATGTTTATTTGTGACCCAAATATCGACACCGATCATACCGTGATTAAGTCGGCCGTCGAACAAGCAAAAGTCAAGTTTTGTTTGTTAGCATCTCAGAAGGCGAAGTTACTCGCAAAAAAAGCAGATAAACAAGATAAGGAAGATAAGAATAAAGAAAGTACAGCGGACAAGTCGTCGGATTCTAAGGAACAATTGCAAGAACTTAACAAAACAGCATCTAAAAATACGTTATCTTCTATGAGTTACAAGTATGATGCTAGAGCTGGAAAACGATACGGTCTCAGTCCAAAATTCATCAGAATGCAGACAATGCACGTTTTACTCTTTTATTTAGTATACAATCATCCTGGCATACCAAAGTTATCTCAACAAAAACAGATAGAAATTCTTAAATCTAAAGATTATGAAATTGATGATGATCTCGTTCAGGAGTTTAGTACTATTTACAATACTGAAGTAGGCTGGAAGATGTTTGTTCCACCTTTACCTAAACATAGCGGATGGCCTGAGGGTTGGGCACTGATGTGCGACGTTTTACTGGGGTTACCTTTGTCAATTTTCGTTAAAGTGCACAACATTACTTTCATGATACCCGAGTTGGAGCACTATTTAAATCATCCGATCAGGAAACATTACCTTGTAAAGAATCTTCCG gtCACAATACGGAATACTCTGTTGCATgcacgaaaatatatatttaatatccatGATACCGTAACGAGATTGTGTTACATCGGTTTGGTGCAATTCGGTCCGCAGCGACTAAAGGATAAAGATCAAGTATTCATCTATCTGAATCGATACACGGAATTGATGGATACTGTCTCTTCAGCGCCGAGTTATCATAAGATCGAAGATAAAGTGTATCCGGTGATTAAGTACTCTTTCGAACGCATGCAG atcgTTGAAAAATACTGGTACGACATGTGGACTATTTGTGTTAATACGCCACTTGGCGGGAGGTTGGCCGTACACGGTAAGGATATCTTACTTGAGGATCTAAGTAAGAAGACTGCTATGATAGAAGCGATTGTAGCACGTACTCCGAGTCAGACCGTAGAAATGGATACGGGTGCAATTCCCGGAGATCGTAAAGGAGCGGCTGGTATCGATTCAGCTTTTTTCGCGCATTTAAAACGTAACTGGAATTGGTCAATTAGTTCTACAAATCGACAG GCCTCCAGGAATCAGGAAAAATCCAGCACGGGTCAACGAGATTTGCACCTTTCAAAGATTCAGACAAAACCAGTTAAATATACGGAATATGATGGTCTGAAGAAGGTTTCTGGACCACCACCACCTATCGTCAGCGCTACCGAATTGCGAAAGAAGGTGTACGATCATTTCAGCAGCGGCGGGCGAAAAAACGAAGCCTTGCCCTCACATCAATCGACCAAGCAAAAATCTTTCGTACGGCGAGTAATGCCGCGTAAAAAAAGCGTGCCGCGTGTCAAGTACGATGAGGATGATTACCGAGCGATGCAGCGGATGCACAAGCTACGTGTGGACTGGGAATCGCATGAGGATAACATCCTATTGGTGTGTAAGGTGGCgacaacatatttattatcgaattCACGCAAGCAAATCATCGGGTTTATAGCAGTGCGAGATGTATTGCGCACATACTCTTATAATTCGTACAATAAAACCTCCCGCGCTTGTCAGCGTCGATTAATGTACATGCTGAAGCAGCCACGTACGGTGAATAGCGTTGCACTAGGTGTCGAGGAGATTAAACAGGATCCTTTCGTCGATAGACGGTACGGTGGCACGATGGATAGACTGAAAAGTGAGTGCGCGAATTCAATGGAGTACGAGAAACGGGTTACGGAGGTCTTCAAGGAGCTCGTCGGCTATATCATCAAGAAATATTACGATATCGCGGAGATTAAGCCAAAGAAGCATATGACGATGCCAAAAACAGCGCAGGAGTTTAATCTTCTTTTCGAGGTGGTCTATCCAGCAAAACCGCATCATAATCTAGGCTTCACAAAAGATGTGCGAAGTACAAATGATATTTATGCAGCAACTATCAATTCTGTCATACATAGTTCCATGTGTTGCGGGAAAGATAGACGCTGTTGGGCTTATCAACTCTTCAAG GTATATCAGCGATATCCAGAGATTCTGCTAAGACAAGCGATGAACAAGATCAGATCAGATCAAATGGTGACAGTAAAGAAACACCATTTAGcgactattaaaaaattcggtAATTATATGCCGATGAGCAGTTCGCAGTATCAGCTGAGTATCAATTACATTCACAAACTCCAAACTAAGTGGCCTTACGAAGCATTTAAAAAGTCCTATGATGTTTTCGCAAAGTTATTGCAGTGGTATTCACAAAGTCATAAAAATGTTCTCCCTTCGCAACAACAAGAGGAAATATTGAATGGAACCGAAATTCTACCGGTTTCCTGTGGCATAGTCACTGTCATGCATGATTTTTTAGGACGTGACCAAATCGACTTTGACATAGAAATGCCAGAACAGATCATTATGTTGGATGCAAGATACCAAGGCAAGGACGAGACTTATTTTAGGGTTGCACAAAGATATCAGGATATTTTGACGAGACTTTATCGCTTCAAGTTCGAGAACGTTGATGCTAAAAATGCTGAATATCTTGAATCTGAGATGGAAACATGGAAAGACTCTTTGAAAAGGAAAAGATCTATTAAAAACGACTTTGAAAATGATTGTGAAAAATTGATGACGAAAATCATTCGTAGAGATGAAGAACGTAATGAAAGAAACCCAAAGaaagaatctaaaaaaaatgaaattataacaGAGAGTGGATCAGTCGACGGAGAGTTGAGCTTGAAGGATCATTTCAATGTCCATAAGCAAAATGAGAAGAAAACTCAAGTAAAACCTTCAAGAAAGAGATCTATCGATATTGAAGATGGTTCCACGGACTATGAAGAATCGTTTTTGAAGAGAGCAAGGCTAAACTCCGAGAATTCGACAGATATAGAGGATgtagaaaaagacaaagaaCCAAATTTATGCGAGAATCTTGAAAGCATCAAAAAAACATCTTCAAAGAATACCTATGAATCTCTTAAATCATTAAGAGAATTAAAGGAACAAGTAAAGGAAGAAG GTTCTTCGACGCAATTGAGCAGGACGATCAACGTGACAGCGGTTCCTCGACGCGTTAgtgaaattatcaaaaatgtgTCATCCGAAACGAACTACTTCAGTCCTTACAGCAAGCTTGATGATACAAGTGATATTCAGAAGAAATACACAAGAATAGCTATGTTAAGGCTGAAAGAAGAGTTAAATAATCTCACAGCAGCTGACAGTCATCATGCGCATGAATATTTCGTAGTTAATAGTTTCAAGATGTTTTACAACTTGGAGATATCATCATCGGCAGCTTCTGCGTCGTCaagtgaaattgaaaatttcaaaagttaCTCAGTACCCAACCAGCTCATACCACTGAGGATCGATACTGTAAACGATCTTCTCAACGAATTAAATCGGGCTGCAATTTTTCCGAAGAACAGTATCTCTTATGCGGAATATAAGGATGAAATAAtaacgaagaagaaaaaaataccgGTCGAATGGAAATACGTCGACGCAGTGTACAAATTCGttcaagaaaagaaagaaatcggTGTTTCTTCACAGGAGTTATTG GATAAATTTTTCGATGAGCAAGGAACGAACTTGTACAAAGCTGTTTTGCTTTTAACggaaaatcatatatttttgcgcTCTGGTGTCACCAATCCACGCTACATTCATCATCGTTTCGTGGATTCTTGGCTAATTCATTCCTACAAGATATATCGTCTTGAACAGGAATCTGTAGTGCCATTTAAGGAGAGCATATATGCTACAATGCAGCAAGAAGAGATAGCTGAAACAAGCATTGatgaaataaatgcaaaacaaAATGGAGAAAAACCAGATAATGCGATACCTTCAACATCATTGGATAATCAAGAGGTCCAGGAGAAGAAAGACGAGAAAGCggataatgaattaaataatgaggATGAGAAGAAGGAAGACAGCGAGGCCAACGATGGAAGTGGTACACTTACgagaaaaagaatacttaAGCAAAGAACGTGTTTACTTCCGCAAAAGGACGTATACAAATCTGCGCAACAATTAGATTTCAC AACGGCTGAGGAAATAAAAGTCGTGATAAAACCTTGGATTCGTATAGACGGCGTATTGAATCGTAAAGTGCTGGATCGAATGTTAGGTGCAGTTCTCAGTTATTGTTTACTTCATCCCGGACTTACCATGGCAAAGGTGCAAAGTAGATTCGTTCCAGCCTTACAACCGTTCCATACGCGCGAACTAGTCGAG ataCTGACTAAACTAGGTTGTTTAGAGAGTAAACATTTGAAGAAAACGCATGTTACTTTATTTTCTCGGCCGCCTACAATTCAGATTAATAATCTAA ctgCAGATACCATCGGTTGGTCTGCTGAAGATGAAATAGTACTTGAGCCAGCTGTAgatgctattataaaattcagcATATTTTTGAGTACGAAGATGTATAGCACGGATTTTATGCCGTAA
- the LOC140663500 gene encoding protein CNPPD1-like: MTNSWQSMNGPVNSMDLQHNEFLKRIRKSLYYSKLPKINCLSLPVTELAAEFFTKAKSGHTFEKLDVEEASRISRNACVSPCSLVLALLYIERLKNCNPEYLQQVAPSELFLVSLMVASKFLHDDGEEDEVFNKEWANSGQVTISRMNKLEKDFLAAIDWTVLVQHQDFWEKLQRLEKNVAYREVQKRGWCSYTELNYLLNSVQLIAIAQTLINVSSICLATYAAGLVTLVGSTLIAHFVVQSCLPGISLSSGQSANVQTNFISTDLIDVAINARSQEINDDDLPISSSLIQNENVDYSAEINDDDDEIASWQWWLNSMMTWLPDYCILKDDVELTNSTGRLYISKVKFSFNLTQAMKIRKMQKIDKMKDFAPEDYRRNVNWKEALGNIIISIRLIVGNDRANYIMKIVQSSIFLNIYY, encoded by the exons ATGACAAACAGCTGGCAAAGCATGAACGGGCCAGTAAATTCGATG GATCTGCAACACAATGAGTTTTTGAAACGTATAAGAAAGtcgttatattattctaaattaccAAAAATTAACTGCCTAAGTTTACCAGTTACTG AATTGGCAGCTGAGTTTTTTACAAAAGCAAAGAGTGGTCATACATTTGAAAAACTCGATGTGGAGGAAGCAAGCAGAATATCTAGAAATGCATGTGTTTCTCCTTGCTCACTTGTATTAGCTCTACTGTatattgaaagattaaaaaactgTAATCCAGAATATCTTCAGCAAGTAGCACCATCCGAGCTATTCTTAGTTTCTttg atggTAGCCAGTAAATTTCTACACGATGATGGCGAAGAAGACGAAGTTTTCAATAAGGAATGGGCAAATTCAGGACAAGTGACTATATCTCGGATGaataaattggaaaaagattttcttgctGCAATC GATTGGACAGTATTAGTACAGCATCAAGACTTTTGGGAAAAATTACAACGACTAGAGAAAAACGTAGCGTATCGAGAAGTACAAAAACGTGGATGGTGCTCATATACAGAGTtgaattatctattaaattctGTTCAACTGATTGCAATCGCGCAAACGCTAATAAACGTCTCTTCGATCTGCTTGGCGACTTATGCTGCTGGTTTGGTAACTCTCGTGGGATCCACTCTGATTGCTCATTTCGTTGTACAAAGTTGTTTACCTGGAATATCGCTAAGTTCAGGACAATCTGCAAATGTGCAAACGAATTTCATATCAACCGATTTAATTGATGTAGCGATAAATGCACGATCCCAAGAAATCAACGACGATGATCTTCCGATATCCAGCTCATTGATACAAAACGAGAATGTTGATTATTCTGCAGAAATCAACGATGATGATGACGAAATAGCTAGTTGGCAGTGGTGGCTCAATTCTATGATGACTTGGCTGCCCGATTACTGCATTTTGAAAGACGATGTCGAGCTCACGAATTCTACTGGGAGATTGTACATTTCCAAagtcaaattttcatttaatttaacgcAAGCTATGAAGATAAGGAAGATGCAAAAGATAGACAAGATGAAGGATTTTGCACCAGAAGACTATCGCCGCAATGTAAATTGGAAGGAAGCATTAGGAAACATTATAATCTCAATCAGGTTGATAGTTGGAAACGATCGGGccaattatattatgaaaattgttcaatcatcgatatttttaaatatttactattag
- the LOC140663508 gene encoding transmembrane protein 65-like: MIVAGDQIELVLNRRFPISTMAAAALDNTMSDVIGIGSVHYVEMFAQKVGFKAPKLTLAQLNLPRTRIHCKPGSSHRSYNRMPH; this comes from the exons ATGATTGTTGCT GGAGATCAAATCGAACTGGTGCTAAACAGAAGGTTTCCAATCTCGACTATGGCAGCGGCTGCGTTGGACAACACGATGTCCGATGTCATTGGAATCGGGTCGGTGCATTATGTTGAGATGTTTGCCCAAAAAGTCGGCTTTAAGGCGCCTAAGTTGACATTAGCGCAACTGAATCTACCTAGGACACGGATACACTGCAAACCTG GGTCGAGTCATCGGAGTTACAATCGGATGCCTCATTGA